From Micromonospora rhizosphaerae, the proteins below share one genomic window:
- a CDS encoding DUF2314 domain-containing protein has protein sequence MLITDDFLPVPVPESLDATYLVPIAGLPKVSPKTAVEALAGRLAEPVYGLARQMLDSPLMTVGTRAISEFPELPPDLLTAFGATEAQLARLAAATHLVVVQAEYRPGWPPAHEWAARAVAAAVAETVDGDVVDVFGLQFLDPATALRSLPDEQGRIRLVDWVLVPYSSDADGLWFTTKGLRRFGLLELQAQGVPDHLTRAWGAVMTGAARRLLRDWTDGLAGEEVPAFVQLPVLATVTGHDIAVAYGNPEQHGATAPVLLRLELDPATDPDADSFLSLKPPPGHPGPAGRYFAAACATLFAGIKPDVRYARPGDAMSKAIATAQSGLGDIRARFLAGQLPAETQLVVKYGLPGDDGPEFVWAGVTSWETPERIIGASASDAATDPTVRIGAPVVVEAADVVDWALLDGTGVIEGGWTQAVLDAGERPTPPV, from the coding sequence AGCCCGAAGACGGCGGTGGAGGCGCTCGCCGGCCGGCTCGCCGAGCCGGTGTACGGGCTGGCCCGGCAGATGCTCGACAGCCCGCTGATGACCGTGGGCACCCGGGCGATCAGCGAGTTCCCGGAGCTGCCGCCGGACCTGCTCACCGCGTTCGGCGCCACCGAGGCACAGCTGGCCCGCCTCGCCGCCGCCACCCACCTGGTGGTGGTCCAGGCGGAGTACCGGCCGGGCTGGCCGCCCGCGCACGAGTGGGCCGCCCGGGCGGTGGCCGCGGCGGTGGCCGAGACGGTCGACGGCGACGTGGTGGATGTCTTCGGCCTGCAGTTCCTCGACCCGGCGACCGCGCTGCGCTCGCTCCCGGACGAGCAGGGTCGGATCCGCCTGGTCGACTGGGTGCTGGTGCCGTACTCCTCGGACGCCGACGGGCTGTGGTTCACCACCAAGGGGCTGCGCCGGTTCGGGCTGCTGGAGCTGCAGGCCCAGGGCGTGCCGGACCATCTCACCCGGGCCTGGGGCGCGGTGATGACCGGCGCGGCCCGCCGGCTGCTGCGGGACTGGACCGACGGGCTGGCCGGCGAGGAGGTGCCGGCGTTCGTGCAGCTCCCGGTGCTGGCCACGGTCACCGGGCACGACATCGCGGTCGCGTACGGCAACCCGGAGCAGCACGGGGCGACGGCGCCGGTGCTGCTCCGGCTGGAGCTGGATCCGGCGACCGACCCGGACGCCGACTCCTTCCTCAGCCTCAAGCCGCCGCCCGGGCACCCGGGTCCGGCCGGACGCTACTTCGCCGCCGCCTGCGCCACCCTCTTCGCCGGCATCAAGCCGGACGTCCGGTACGCCCGCCCTGGCGACGCGATGAGCAAGGCGATCGCCACCGCCCAGTCCGGGCTGGGCGACATCCGGGCCCGGTTCCTGGCCGGTCAGCTCCCCGCCGAGACCCAGCTCGTGGTCAAGTACGGCCTCCCCGGCGACGACGGCCCGGAATTCGTCTGGGCCGGAGTGACCTCCTGGGAGACCCCGGAGCGGATCATCGGCGCCAGCGCCAGTGACGCGGCCACCGACCCGACGGTACGGATCGGCGCCCCGGTGGTGGTCGAGGCGGCCGACGTCGTCGACTGGGCCCTGCTCGACGGCACCGGCGTGATCGAGGGCGGCTGGACCCAGGCCGTCCTCGACGCCGGCGAACGGCCCACCCCACCCGTCTGA